The sequence ACTCTTTATCCATCATATCTTTGTAGCTACTTAGAGCATTTTTACGCTCTTGTAGATAGCTATTTAGTTTTGGCTTGCTTTGTTGTATAATTAGTTCAAAATCATCTTGACTTTTTATTCCATCTTCGCCAAATTTATCCAAAAGTACATTCGAATTGCCTACTAAGGCTAAATATTTTTGGTTTTCGTAGTTTAGTAAAACTACTTTATTTTGGGCATCTAATGACTTTTCATAGAGGACATCTACACTCTCATCGCTCCAATTAAAGTTACTTATAGAAGCTGTAGTATCTTGAAAATTTGAAGCGGTTTTATAGTTTGAGTTTGCTTGCAAATTTAGTGAGGATTGAAAATCTTGAGTTGTTTGATAACTTTGTGCCGATTGTGAATTTGTAGTACTTTGATGATTTTGTTCTATTTGAAAATCAGCGGCTTGATAATTTTGCGATACTTGTGGATTTGGTGTAGCAATATCAAATGGTTTTGGATTTGGCGTAACTTTTGGTGTATTTATAGTAGTTTTAGTAGTTTGTATGCTTTTGGCTTGTTGATTTTTTTTTGTATATTTAGCTTTGATAAACATTAAAAAAACAAAGAGTGTAAATAGAACTAAAATTACTATAATGTAGTTTGTATACATATCATCACCACTATCTTTTTTGGTCGGGATATTAGCTAGTGGATTTTGTTCTTTTGGTTGAGTGTTTGCAACTTGTGTTGGTTTGATATTTTGTGCTGATTGGGCAGTTTTTTCTATAGCTGACTGATTGGTAGATTTAATTGGGATTTGTGGTGTTACACGAATTCTAAGACCAAATTTATCGCTAGTTTTAGAGGCAACTATAGAGATTGGCTTAGATGATTTTAGCTGCAGTGTAGCACTATTATTAGCTGAGGTAATTAAAATATTTTGGATAATATTTGATTTTATCTGCTTGCTTACTTGACCTTTTAAAGATAGATCGCTTAGGATGATATAGGTTAAATCAGCGTTATTTTGTTGTTTTATAGTGCCATCATATGGAGCATCAAAACTAAGCATAATATCGATACGCTCATCACGTTCATATATATTGTGAGTAAGTAGATTTGCTGCCCAAATTGGCAAGGCTATAAATATTAAAAGCCAAATTTTCATATTAGCTCTCTTCTAAAATATTGGATTACAGATTTAGAATCTAATATCTCATTTATACGGATTGCCAAGTTTTTTTCATACACCATTACCTCGCCCTTGCCAAATATTCTATTATTGATGTATAGTTCTACGCTTTCACCAGCTGGTTTATCTAAATCTATAACTGAACCAACATCAAGTCGTAAAAGCTCACGTACGCTAATAGTAGTCATACCAAGATCACTAATAAACTCTACGCCAATATCTAGCAACTCATCGTAGTCACGAAATAATCCATTTTGGCTTGTATTTGTCTCGTTCATACTTTTTTATAACCTATTTTGAAAGTTTTATTTTTTATTTTAAAGATATGAGATTTTTCAAGTCTAACTGGAAATCTCTCAACTTTGCCTAAAAATTCAGGTGTACCAAGCCTATAAATTCCATCATTATTATCACTTAAGAGATTCTTGGCATAACCTACGATTTGATTAGCTACCTCTCTGCTTAAATCGCCTAAATCAGTCTTTTTAGCCTCTTCAGTGTTAAATAGTTTATCTACAAAAAGCTCTAAAGTCTCTTTTTTAAAATATAGATAAAATTGAAACTCTATATCATCTTTATATAAGGGAATACTAGCACCATATAGGTCTTTTCCTAGACTTTTTCCCTCTTTTATCTCGTAACCAAATACATCAGTGCAAAAGTGTCTAGTAGCATAATTGATAGCATTTAGCATTATAATCTCCTTAAGTTTTGGCTAATATTATACAAAATTTAGCTTTAAAAGAGTTTATTTGACTAAATTCTGACTGATTTTAGTTTGAAATTTAGCCAAATTGTGTAACTATTCAAATAACTCTTTTATCTTTTGATGTGCGGTTTGTGGGTCAAATTTGCTTGTAATCTCTACAATTTTTGTGCCTATAATTGCGCCATCTGCATACTCTTTTACCTTTTTGACATCGCTAGCATTCTTGACCCCAAAGCCTATGGCGACAGGTAAATTGGTATTGTCTTTTATAAACTCAATCATATCTTTGAGTCTATCTAGTGAGCTTTGTTCGCCACCTGTTACGCCAAGAGAGCCAACAGCATATATAAATCCACTAGAGCCGCTTAGAATCTCTTTTGAGCGTTTAGTGCTTGTAGGGGCAATAAGGCGAATTAAGCTAATGCCATATTGCTGACATTTAAGAGCAAACTCGCAGCTCTCCTCATAAGGCATATCAGGTACTAAAATTCCACTAATACCACACTCTAAACTTTGGCGTAAAAATTTATCTTCGCCATAAGCTAAAATAATATTGTAATATACTAAAAATACCAATGCTTTAGAGGTTTTAACACCTTTTAGCATATCAAAAACTTTTGTTGTATTTACTCCGTTATGGCATGCTTGAAATGCTGCGTTGGCTATAAGTTTGCCATCTGCTAAAGGATCAGAATAAGGTATTCCAATCTCAATTATATCAAGCACGCTATCATCAAGTAAATTTAAAAACTCTTTGCTGTATTCTAAGCTAGGATATCCAGCTACAATGTAGCCGATATTTGCTTTTTTGCCTTTAAAAGCATTTGCTATCTTATCCATATATTGTTCCTTTTTTATAATCCATTATAGTATGCATATCTTTATCGCCTCTACCACTTACATTTACTACAATATTTGAGCGTTTTTGTAGTGTAGGACATAGCTTATCTAAATAGGCTAGGGCGTGAGAGCTCTCAATAGCTGGTATTATCCCTTCTAATTTTGATAGAAGTCTTAGAGCATTTATGCACTCATCATCACTAACAGCGTAGTAGCTTACTCTACCTATATCTTGTAAATGTGCATGCTCGGGCCCAACACCTGGATAATCAAGCCCCGCACTTATGCTATGAACGGGTAAAATCATTCCAAATTCATCTTGTAAAACGATGGTTTTCATCCCATGGATTATGCCATCAGCGCCCTTAGTTAGAGTCGCTGCGTGGTATTTAGTCTCTATACCAAGCCCAGCGGCTTCTACGCCTATTATATTTACACTTAGATCATCTAAAAAAGCTGAAAATATGCCTATAGCATTACTTCCACCGCCCACGCAAGCGATGATATAATCAGCTTTTACGCCTTTTTCATCTAATTGTGCTTTGGCTTCAGTGCCGATTATGCTTTGGAAATCTCTAACGATTTTTGGGTATGGATGAGGCCCAACAGCTGAACCAATCACATAAAATCTTGTTTCTATCTCATTTACCCACGCTTGAATAGCTGCCGTGGTGGCCTCTTTAAGCGTGCCAAGTCCATCGCTAATAGGCACTACATTAGCCCCTAAAAGCTGCATTTTATAGACATTTAGAGCCTGTCTTTTGGTATCGCATTCACCCATATAAACATCGCACTCCAAACCCAAAAGCGCCGCCGCAGTCGCAGTAGCTACGCCGTGTTGGCCAGCGCCTGTTTCGGCTAAGACCTTCTTTTTACCCATTTTTTTGGCAAGCAAAGCTTGGGCTAGGGCGTTATTGATCTTGTGAGCTCCTGTGTGATTGAGATCTTCTCTTTTTAGATAGATATCATGCCCATAATGCTCACTTAGCCTTTTGGCGTGATACAATGGGCTTGGTCTGCCTACATAATCTCTTAAAAGCTCATTTAACTCAGCCTTAAACTCATCGCTACTAGCTATTTTTTCATAAGCAACTTCTAACTCATTTAATGCGCTCATCACGGTTTCAGGAACAAATTGGCCACCATATTTACCAAAATAGGCTTTTGCATTCATCTTAAATCTCCTAAATTAACTATTTTTAAAATTTCATATATCTTTTTGCTATCTTTAAACCCAAACTCATCTTCTATTTTGCTATTTATATCAATTAAATTTGGTTTAAGCTTTATAGCTTCTTTTAAATTTTCTACACCGATTCCACCGGCTAAACCAAATTTGATATCTAAATTTTTTAGTAAATCCCAATTAAATTTAACCCCATTTCCACCCTTTTTTTCACCTTTTGTATCAAATAATACTCTATCATAACTCCCATTAAGCTCTGGTAATGATTCATCCACGCTAAAAACTTGCCAAACTTCGCAACCAAATTTGGCTTTATCATCTACTTTTTCATAGATTTGAACAGCGTCTAAATTCGTTAAATTCACTATCTTGGCTATCTTATCAAACTCAATCCCAGCAAATACTCCAACAACTTTTATACCAAATTTATGAGCCAAATCAGCAATATTTTTAGCCATTTCTAAGCTAACTTGCCTTTTACTCTGAGCGAAAATCACACCGATAAAATCCACCCTTTGAGCGTCAAATTCGCACTCGCAGACGCTTTTGGCTTCGTTTAAATTTTTGATACCGCAAATTTTGATTAATGGCTTCATCTTAAAACCTAAAAAATGTAATATCTCAAAGAAGTCTCGGCAATTTCTTTCATAATCTCAAACATTTCATCAATACTCCACTCGTCTTTTCTAAAATACATACTCACTGGTGCAAATTTGTTATGTTCGCTATTGCCGTCAAGTTTGAAAATATAAGTTTTATTTAGATAGTAAAATTCGTTCATTGTACTAAGTTTTGAAAAAACATTTTTTGTCGTTATATCATCTTGATTAAAATCATCCCCGTGTCCGAAGCATACAAATGGTGTTATATCTTCATGGTTCATCATCGCTTTTATTCCGATTAAATTTTTTCCAAGCCTTTCTATAGCATTACCACGAGCCTGTTTTGTTAGCCCTTCTGCTAGTCTTTTATCATTTGTGCCTTGTCGTTTAACTTCTGCTGCTAGAAGCAACTTTTGATAATTTTCATCATCTTTCTTTTTTAAAATCAAAAATCCACCGTCTGGCATGATAGTATTTTCTTCCCAATTTGTATCAAATTGTTTTCTAATACCACCATTTCTGATATTATCCATCATTATTTTTAGTGATAAAGATTTTCCAAATTCAAAATAATATCCATCGAAATTTTGTATATTTTTAAAACGATTTATTAAATATTCAATCGTTCTATTCATAGCTATTCCAATATTTTTATCATCAGATTTAGAATTTACATTTTTTGCCTTATGTTGATTTTTATTTTTTCTCAAATCATCGCTACTTGCCATTTTTTATCCTTTTTTTAACGATATAAAGATACTCTGTGACATATAAATCTCTTGAGTTTAAATTTCTACTAGCTCTGTAAGTTGGGTATTTGATCTCGACCTTATCAACCTCGCCAATTTTGTCTAAATTTATCAAAAACTCATCCATACTGATAAAGCCATCTGAGCTAAATGAGATGATTAGATATTTAGCTTTAAATTCGCTTAAAAGGTTAAAAAATTCATCGCTTGCTTTAGCTTTTTTATTATATTTTGAGCGGTTCCAGTCGTTTGGTATGCCACTAACTTTGCTAATTTGCTCTATATTTGGAGCTTTAAAATCGCTAATTAAATTTAACATAAAGTAGTTTGACCCATAAGGATGTTGATTATAAGGTGGGTCAAAATAGGCTATATCAACTTTTGATATGGATTTGGCAAATTCTAAAGCGTCATTTTGGAAAACCTCAAATTCACTTTGAAAATTTGAAAAAATCGGCATTTTTAGCTCTATTTTGCCTAAAATTCGCCTCAATGCATTTTCGCCCTGTCCGCCAAATTTTCCAACACCATCTTTGTCTTTATAAAATCCTTTGAAAACCCCACCGGTATTAGAATGAATGGAGGCTTGGCTAAGCAGTGGAGCGATAAAATATTTTTGAAATTCAGTTGGAATTTTAGATATTTCATCTCTTAAACCGCCTAAAATTAACGCATTTTGCCTAGAGTAAAAAACTCTTTCATGTTTTTGGATATTTTCATCATTTTTTGGGGCGTAAAGTTCGCTTATAAAGCTCTCTTTTGGGGTGAAATTATTTTGAATTTGAGTAAAATATTTAGATAGATTATCTATCAAATTTGGATTGGAATTTGATAGATAACATGAGTTTATAATGTATGAGTATCTCTCTAAATCATTGGCAAAGATTACGCTAGAATAGGATTTTGCAGCTCTTGCGACTATGCCGCTACCACTAAAAACATCAGCAAATGATATCTTGCTTTTGGCAAGATTATTTTTGATATCAGTTATTACTTTGGTGATATTTGATAGGAGTGAGCGTTTATTGCCTAGATAGCTGATTAATTGCTCACTTAGATACTCTTTATTTTCGCTCATTTACTGCCTTTAATATAGCTTTGATAAAACTCCCAAACCTTGCCTGATTTAATCGCATTTAAGATTATATCCTTAGCCTCTAGTGGAGAGCTAGCACCATCTGCTGTATATAGAGCAAACATCGCATTTAAAAGCACTATATCAAATTTTGGCCCACTAAGCTCGCCTTTTAGCGTGGCTTTTAAAATTTCGGCATTATAACTAGCATCGCCACCGGCAATATCAGAGTGGAATGCCCTTTTAAAGCCAAATTGCTCTGGCGTGATCTTGTATTCTAGTATTTTGCCATCTTTGACTTCGTGGA is a genomic window of Campylobacter devanensis containing:
- the fliN gene encoding flagellar motor switch protein FliN, yielding MNETNTSQNGLFRDYDELLDIGVEFISDLGMTTISVRELLRLDVGSVIDLDKPAGESVELYINNRIFGKGEVMVYEKNLAIRINEILDSKSVIQYFRRELI
- a CDS encoding chemotaxis protein CheX, which produces MLNAINYATRHFCTDVFGYEIKEGKSLGKDLYGASIPLYKDDIEFQFYLYFKKETLELFVDKLFNTEEAKKTDLGDLSREVANQIVGYAKNLLSDNNDGIYRLGTPEFLGKVERFPVRLEKSHIFKIKNKTFKIGYKKV
- the trpA gene encoding tryptophan synthase subunit alpha — translated: MDKIANAFKGKKANIGYIVAGYPSLEYSKEFLNLLDDSVLDIIEIGIPYSDPLADGKLIANAAFQACHNGVNTTKVFDMLKGVKTSKALVFLVYYNIILAYGEDKFLRQSLECGISGILVPDMPYEESCEFALKCQQYGISLIRLIAPTSTKRSKEILSGSSGFIYAVGSLGVTGGEQSSLDRLKDMIEFIKDNTNLPVAIGFGVKNASDVKKVKEYADGAIIGTKIVEITSKFDPQTAHQKIKELFE
- the trpB gene encoding tryptophan synthase subunit beta produces the protein MNAKAYFGKYGGQFVPETVMSALNELEVAYEKIASSDEFKAELNELLRDYVGRPSPLYHAKRLSEHYGHDIYLKREDLNHTGAHKINNALAQALLAKKMGKKKVLAETGAGQHGVATATAAALLGLECDVYMGECDTKRQALNVYKMQLLGANVVPISDGLGTLKEATTAAIQAWVNEIETRFYVIGSAVGPHPYPKIVRDFQSIIGTEAKAQLDEKGVKADYIIACVGGGSNAIGIFSAFLDDLSVNIIGVEAAGLGIETKYHAATLTKGADGIIHGMKTIVLQDEFGMILPVHSISAGLDYPGVGPEHAHLQDIGRVSYYAVSDDECINALRLLSKLEGIIPAIESSHALAYLDKLCPTLQKRSNIVVNVSGRGDKDMHTIMDYKKGTIYG
- a CDS encoding phosphoribosylanthranilate isomerase: MKPLIKICGIKNLNEAKSVCECEFDAQRVDFIGVIFAQSKRQVSLEMAKNIADLAHKFGIKVVGVFAGIEFDKIAKIVNLTNLDAVQIYEKVDDKAKFGCEVWQVFSVDESLPELNGSYDRVLFDTKGEKKGGNGVKFNWDLLKNLDIKFGLAGGIGVENLKEAIKLKPNLIDINSKIEDEFGFKDSKKIYEILKIVNLGDLR
- a CDS encoding EcoRI family type II restriction endonuclease, which translates into the protein MASSDDLRKNKNQHKAKNVNSKSDDKNIGIAMNRTIEYLINRFKNIQNFDGYYFEFGKSLSLKIMMDNIRNGGIRKQFDTNWEENTIMPDGGFLILKKKDDENYQKLLLAAEVKRQGTNDKRLAEGLTKQARGNAIERLGKNLIGIKAMMNHEDITPFVCFGHGDDFNQDDITTKNVFSKLSTMNEFYYLNKTYIFKLDGNSEHNKFAPVSMYFRKDEWSIDEMFEIMKEIAETSLRYYIF
- a CDS encoding DNA adenine methylase, encoding MSENKEYLSEQLISYLGNKRSLLSNITKVITDIKNNLAKSKISFADVFSGSGIVARAAKSYSSVIFANDLERYSYIINSCYLSNSNPNLIDNLSKYFTQIQNNFTPKESFISELYAPKNDENIQKHERVFYSRQNALILGGLRDEISKIPTEFQKYFIAPLLSQASIHSNTGGVFKGFYKDKDGVGKFGGQGENALRRILGKIELKMPIFSNFQSEFEVFQNDALEFAKSISKVDIAYFDPPYNQHPYGSNYFMLNLISDFKAPNIEQISKVSGIPNDWNRSKYNKKAKASDEFFNLLSEFKAKYLIISFSSDGFISMDEFLINLDKIGEVDKVEIKYPTYRASRNLNSRDLYVTEYLYIVKKRIKNGK